From the genome of Haemophilus parainfluenzae, one region includes:
- a CDS encoding cupin domain-containing protein, with protein sequence MDYLDKLTQLAQVRGEINIRCLFQGDWQVEHQPDVAEYQGLFHLIEQGECWVTLAGKQFHLKKGDLFFLPQNRPHFLGSSQQKRENSLQRAQSDALFNVHQIGAGTPDLKMFCGTFYYQKPSLLIDSLPDYLHLSLQNTPVQPLVSLFLQEAEKPEQGTKSVIDALSNVLFIYILRHAQQIGLLNQGLLAALQDKRLNQVLEKILFSPQLDWNIEQLAELASMSRATFMRIFQQQLGMPPGKFLTQVRLEMAAVLLKNTQKTILAIALEVGYQSEAHFSKAFKAIYGLSPSQFRKT encoded by the coding sequence ATGGATTATTTAGATAAATTAACACAACTGGCACAAGTGCGCGGGGAAATCAATATTCGCTGCTTGTTTCAAGGGGATTGGCAAGTTGAACATCAGCCAGATGTGGCGGAATATCAAGGTTTATTTCATTTAATCGAGCAAGGTGAGTGCTGGGTAACCTTGGCGGGAAAACAGTTTCATTTGAAGAAAGGCGATCTCTTTTTTCTCCCTCAAAATCGACCGCACTTTTTGGGTAGTTCTCAACAAAAAAGAGAGAATAGTCTACAGAGAGCGCAATCAGATGCACTTTTTAATGTCCATCAAATAGGAGCAGGTACACCCGATCTGAAGATGTTTTGTGGGACATTTTATTACCAAAAACCGTCATTATTAATTGATTCGTTACCAGATTATTTGCATCTTTCGCTACAAAATACCCCTGTGCAGCCTTTGGTTTCACTTTTTTTACAAGAAGCCGAGAAACCAGAGCAAGGCACAAAATCGGTGATTGATGCATTATCAAATGTATTGTTTATCTATATTTTACGTCATGCACAGCAAATAGGTTTGCTCAATCAAGGCTTATTAGCCGCGTTGCAGGATAAAAGACTGAATCAAGTCCTTGAAAAAATCCTGTTTTCACCTCAATTAGATTGGAATATTGAGCAATTAGCAGAGTTGGCATCTATGTCTCGTGCGACTTTTATGCGGATCTTTCAACAGCAACTCGGGATGCCACCAGGAAAATTTCTCACACAAGTGCGGTTAGAAATGGCGGCTGTTTTATTGAAAAATACGCAAAAGACCATTTTAGCTATTGCCCTTGAAGTAGGGTATCAATCAGAAGCGCATTTTAGTAAGGCATTTAAAGCAATTTATGGGCTTTCACCGAGTCAATTCCGCAAAACCTAG
- a CDS encoding carboxymuconolactone decarboxylase family protein, which yields MFADWKNDVAHVKKSFGALGKKYPKMLQAYGALGAAAAEGNVLDAKTRELIALAVAVTTRCESCIGVHADEAVKAGATEEEVAAALAMSIALNAGAAYTYSLRALEAYNAQKGE from the coding sequence ATGTTTGCAGATTGGAAAAATGATGTAGCACACGTTAAAAAATCATTCGGTGCATTAGGTAAAAAATACCCTAAAATGTTACAAGCTTATGGCGCATTAGGTGCGGCTGCGGCAGAAGGTAACGTATTAGATGCCAAAACCCGTGAATTAATTGCATTAGCGGTTGCCGTAACAACACGTTGTGAAAGCTGCATTGGCGTGCACGCTGATGAAGCAGTGAAAGCAGGTGCAACTGAAGAAGAAGTGGCAGCAGCATTAGCGATGTCTATCGCATTAAATGCAGGTGCAGCTTACACTTACTCTCTTCGTGCATTAGAAGCTTACAACGCACAAAAAGGCGAATAA
- a CDS encoding glycosyltransferase family 9 protein → MSHSPLFTSPPKSLCILRLSAVGDVCHALAVVQHIQRYWPQTKLTWIVGKTEMGLLSGIEGVELVPYDKKSGWKGVWNLWMFLKNNQFDALLNMQTAFRASIISLGIQAKYKIGFGKKRSREGQWLFVNRRVQDPETPHVLDGFMAFADYLGVPPAEMLSWQLAISDADREYAKQFIDPTRKNLIISPCSSKAEKDWLVERYAEVANIAHQHNVNVIFCSSPAKRELEMVKKIIALCDFQPVDASGKTSLKQLAALIHQVNLVISPDSGPAHIATTQGAPVIGLYAYHNPLRTAPYHNLDNVVSVYEENVQKEQGKPSSELPWATKLKGKNLMAEIQVEQVVAQMRALNLF, encoded by the coding sequence ATGTCCCATTCTCCACTTTTTACCTCTCCCCCTAAATCACTTTGTATTTTGCGTTTGTCTGCCGTGGGCGATGTTTGTCATGCACTTGCTGTAGTGCAGCATATTCAACGGTATTGGCCGCAAACCAAATTAACGTGGATTGTGGGGAAAACTGAAATGGGCTTGCTTTCTGGTATTGAAGGTGTTGAGCTTGTTCCTTACGATAAAAAGAGCGGTTGGAAAGGCGTGTGGAATTTATGGATGTTTTTGAAAAACAATCAATTTGATGCGCTTTTAAATATGCAGACGGCATTTCGTGCTTCGATTATCTCTCTTGGTATTCAAGCGAAATATAAAATTGGGTTTGGCAAAAAACGTTCTCGAGAAGGGCAGTGGTTATTTGTAAACCGTCGAGTTCAAGATCCGGAAACGCCTCATGTGCTAGACGGTTTCATGGCTTTTGCCGATTATCTTGGTGTACCACCGGCAGAGATGCTTTCTTGGCAATTGGCGATCTCTGATGCAGATCGAGAATACGCCAAACAGTTTATTGATCCTACACGCAAAAATCTGATTATTTCTCCTTGCTCCAGTAAAGCCGAGAAAGATTGGTTGGTTGAGCGTTATGCGGAAGTAGCAAATATTGCTCATCAGCATAATGTGAATGTAATTTTTTGCAGCTCGCCGGCAAAACGCGAATTAGAAATGGTAAAAAAAATTATCGCACTTTGTGATTTTCAACCAGTTGATGCTTCAGGAAAAACCAGTTTGAAACAACTTGCCGCATTAATTCATCAAGTAAATTTAGTGATCTCGCCTGATTCTGGTCCTGCTCATATTGCCACCACGCAAGGTGCGCCGGTTATTGGATTGTATGCTTATCACAATCCATTGCGCACAGCACCTTATCATAATCTGGATAATGTGGTGTCGGTATATGAAGAAAATGTGCAAAAAGAACAAGGAAAACCTTCAAGCGAATTGCCTTGGGCGACCAAATTAAAAGGCAAAAATTTAATGGCTGAAATTCAGGTAGAACAAGTGGTGGCTCAGATGAGAGCCTTGAATTTATTTTAA
- a CDS encoding 3-deoxy-D-manno-octulosonic acid kinase: MLEFQQDNQFFLFNLTEKPTEPASFFESAFWEKQQCITGSAKGRGTTYFLNTKDLFGVNTALRHYYRGGLWGKFNKDRYRFQSLSETRSLAEFQLLNQLHQAGVAVPKPIAARVKKGKLGICYQADILIEKIENAQDLTALLQIQQLPNDIWQAIGKLIRQLHDLQICHTDLNAHNILVQQLENEQKCWLIDFDKCGQKSGDSWKQGNLERLHRSFVKEVGRMNIQFSGENWAELLKGYNH, from the coding sequence ATGCTTGAATTCCAACAAGATAATCAATTCTTTCTTTTCAATCTCACAGAAAAACCAACAGAGCCCGCTTCATTTTTTGAATCGGCTTTTTGGGAAAAACAACAATGTATTACCGGTTCAGCCAAAGGACGTGGCACAACCTACTTCCTGAACACAAAAGATCTGTTTGGGGTAAATACTGCCCTTCGTCACTATTATCGAGGCGGTTTATGGGGAAAATTCAACAAAGATCGCTATCGTTTTCAATCATTGAGTGAAACTCGCAGCTTGGCGGAATTTCAGCTGTTAAATCAACTCCATCAAGCAGGCGTTGCCGTACCTAAACCGATTGCTGCTCGTGTTAAAAAAGGCAAATTAGGGATTTGTTACCAAGCGGATATCTTGATAGAAAAGATCGAAAATGCCCAAGATCTGACCGCACTTTTACAAATTCAACAACTACCGAATGACATCTGGCAAGCCATTGGTAAATTAATTCGTCAGTTGCATGATTTGCAAATTTGCCATACAGATCTCAATGCTCATAATATTCTCGTTCAACAACTCGAAAATGAACAAAAATGTTGGCTCATTGATTTCGATAAGTGCGGTCAAAAATCAGGAGATTCTTGGAAACAAGGCAACTTGGAAAGATTACACCGCTCTTTTGTCAAAGAAGTCGGCAGAATGAATATTCAATTCAGTGGAGAAAATTGGGCTGAATTGTTGAAAGGTTACAATCACTAA